CCTCCGATTCGTCGATGCCATTGTCATTCAAATTCAACTTTCTCAGCGttcaatttctttttattgCCTTAGCCAGTGCAGCAACACCCGAGTATTGCCAAACAAATCCAACTCTGTCAGCATTGAATTTCTTTCCACTGCGTCAGCCAGTGCAGCaacacctgagtcaccgatgtTATTGCCAAACAAATTCAACCGTGTCAGCAttgaatttcttttcattgCATTAGCCAGTGCAGCAACAACCCGAGTCACTGATGTAATTgttaaagaaattcaaaactgaccgtgccgaatttcttttcattgcttcagccagtgcagcagcacccgattcACCGATGTCATTGTCACTCAAATTCAACTCTGTCAGCGctgaatttctttccattgcaTTAGCCAGTGTGAAACACCCCATTCACTGATGTCATTGCCAGACAAATTCAAACCAATTCAGCGTTGAGTTTCTTTCCAATGCATCAGCCAGTACAGCAACACCCGAGTCACCAATGTTATTGCCAAACAAAAACCATGTAAGCGTTAAATTTCTTTACATTGCTTCAGCCAGTGCAGCAACACCTGAATCACCGATGTTATTCCCATACAAATTCAAATCTGTCAGAgttgaatttcttttcagtgCGTTAGCCAATGCAGCAACACCAGAGAAGCGGATGTTATTGCCACACAAATTCAAGCTTTTCaacgttgaatttctttccattgcgttagccagtgcagcagcacccgattcACCAATGCCGTTGCCATTCAAATCCAACCGTaccagcgttgaatttctttcgattgcgttagccagtgcagcagcacccgattcACCAATGCCGTTGCCATTCAAATCTAACAGtatcagcgttgaatttctttcgaTTGCGTTAGCCAAtgcagcagcacccgattcACCAATGTCGTTCCAACTCAAATCCAACCGTaccagcgttgaatttctttcgaTTGCGTTAGCCAAtgcagcagcacccgattcACCAATGTCATTCAAACTCAAATCCAACTGtatcagcgttgaatttctttcgattgcgttagccagtgcagcagcacccgattcACCAATGCCGTTGCCATTCAAATCCAACCGtatcagcgttgaatttctttccattgcgTTAGCCAAtgcagcagcacccgattcACCAATGTCGTTCCAACTCAAATCCAACCGTaccagcgttgaatttctttcgaTTGCGTTAGCCAAtgcagcagcacccgattcACCAATGTCGTTCAAACTCAAATCCAACCGTaccagcgttgaatttctttcgattgcgttagccagtgcagcagcacccgattcACCAATGCAGTTGCCATTCAAATCCAACAGTATCAgggttgaatttctttccattgcgTTAGcaagtgcagcagcacccgattcACCAATGCCGTTGTCATTCAAATCTAACAGtatcagcgttgaatttctttcgaTTGCGTTAGCCAAtgcagcagcacccgattcACCAATGTCGTTCCAACTCAAATCCAACCGTaccagcgttgaatttctttcgaTTGCGTTAGCCAAtgcagcagcacccgattcACCAATGTCATTCAAACTCAAATCCAACCGTaccagcgttgaatttctttcgattgcgttagccagtgcagcagcacccgattcACCAATGCAGTTGCCATTCAAATCCAACCATATCAGGgttgaatttcttttcattgcgttagccagtgcagcagcacccgattcACCAATGCCGTTGCCATTCAAATCCAACCGtatcagcgttgaatttctttccattgcgTTAGCCAAtgcagcagcacccgattcACCAATACCGTTGCCATTCAAATGCAACCGTAttagcgttgaatttctttcgaTTGCGTTAGCCAGGGCAGCAGCACCCGATTCACCAATGTCGTTGCCATTCGAATCCAACCGtatcagcgttgaatttctttccattgcgTTAGCCAAtgcagcagcacccgattcACCAATGTCGTTCCAACTCAAATCCAACCGTaccagcgttgaatttctttcgaTTGCGTTAGCCAAtgcagcagcacccgattcACCAATGTCATTCAAACTCAAATCCAACCGTaccagcgttgaatttctttcgattgcgttagccagtgcagcagcacccgattcACCAATGCAGTTGCCATTCAAATCCAACCATATCAGGgttgaatttcttttcattgcgttagccagtgcagcagcacccgattcACCAATGCCGTTGCCATTCAAATCCAACCGtatcagcgttgaatttctttccattgcgTTAGCCAAtgcagcagcacccgattcACCAATACCGTTGCCATTCAAATGCAACCGTAttagcgttgaatttctttcgattgcgttagccagtgcagcagcacccgattcACCAATGCCGTTGCCATTCAAATCCAACCGtatcagcgttgaatttctttctattgcgttagccagtgcagcagcacccgattcACCAATGCCGTTGCCATTCAAATCCAACCGtatcagcgttgaatttctttctattgcgttagccagtgcagcagcacccgattcACCAATGTTATTGCCATACAAATCCAACCGTaccagcgttgaatttctttcgattgcgttagccagtgcagcagcacccgattcACCAATGCAGTTGCCATTCAAATCCAACCATATCAGGGTTGAATTTCTTTCTATTGcgttagccagtgcagcagcacccgagtcaccaATGCCGTTGCCATTCAAATCCAACCGtatcagcgttgaatttctttccattgtGTTAGCCAAtgcagcagcacccgattcACCAATGTCGTTAGCATTCAAATCCAACCatatcagcgttgaatttctttccattgcgTTAGCCAAtgcagcagcacccgattcACCAATGCTGTTGCCATTCAAATCCAACAATGTTAGCCTCcaatttctttccattgcgttagccagtgcagcagcacccgattcACCAATGTTATTGCCATACAAATCCAACTCCGTCagttttgaatttctttccactgctttagccagtgcagcagcacccgaatCACCGATGTTATTGCCATACAAATTCAACCGTATCAGCGTTGAATTTATTTCCATTGcattagccagtgcagcagcacccgattTACCGATGTTATTGCCATACAAATtcaactctgtcagcgttgaatttgttttcatcGCTTTAGCCAATGCAACAGCACCCAAGTCACCCAAGttatttccaaacaaatttaaatttgTCAGCGTTTGATTTCTTCCTATTTGTTTAGCCAGAGTAGCAGCAGCACCTGAGGTACCCATGTTATTGCCAGACAAATCCAACTCTGTCTCTGAAGAAAAGCGGAAGCAATTTTTACGAAGCCAAACATTTTAATTAATGTTTATTCCCTTTTAAGTGTTCATCTCATTTTAGGGTTTTAAATTCTGAACACTACTACTCAATAAACCGTATTATTAAtcacatagaccttattcataaatggcggtcagtttataattcttttgtcgaagtgcaaattagcctaccaagcctcgacaccctacagtgaattgaaaagaattcatgctctaaaatgaggcttggtaggctaatttgcacgtggacaaaagaattataaatgtgaccgccatttatgaatatggtctatacGGTATCTACAGCCTTGTAGAATCATAAATCAAGAAGCTATTCAACAAATTGAGACATCCTTCACTTCTCCAATCATCTCCTTGGTGCAGTCttcaatttaacaaatagattccatgttgccgtgcgtctgttcagtaatagatcacagatgacgtcaaaatgtgctaagaacaaaaaagtggcacacgaggcgatagccgagtgtgtcactgatgttcttaccacattttgacatcttctgtgatctattactgaacagacccacggctacatggaatctatttgttttatataataaagaattaaagtttattcgcataaaagctgatggtgacatcaatcgtgcgtctgtcctctaatagatcataggcaagaaccaatcaaaatccgtgaataacttgggttattatataaaatgagATAGACATTGGCTTTTTATTGGTTTTTTTGAccttatagagcggttttcaattgagtgtcgaaagtaattaacgaagtgctttggtttttcattacttcactcagtgattggttcaaattttgcGCGCcatttttttgaccaatcagcGTGCacatttggttttggttttacgacactcgattaaaAATCGCtctagagcagttttcaattgagtgtcgtaaaactaaTACCAAAGTGCTtacttcaaccaatcacagcaggtgcaaacagcacaatgaaccaatccaaattcgtagtaATTCCGTGTACCTTGCTTAAAGCGCGGGAACAagcacaattggttttggttttccttttgtttggtTGATAAATTGACgtgagatttctaaacaaatcaCTTAGCATAGCAATTGCAATTACGTTATTACTTTCgtcagtcatttgaaaactgctctattgaCTTTTTTCCTTCAAGTTCGTCTAACACAAAGGATACAACGGATCAATAATGGTGGCCAATTGAGAGGTGAAAGGGTCCACTCATGACACCCTTAATCTTATCCCTCTTCAGTGATGCCAGACAActgtactcgtcaatggggcaGCTTTAGGGGTTAGATGGTTTAAAATAGATGTTGCATAATTGCAAAGTGGACTGTCTGGTTAACGAAATGCTGTACATCGAACAATTAAGACCACGgctgaacgtgcaaacagatTCAATCCGTGCTTAAGTCTTTGTCTAGCTTTTtttcacttatgcaaatttggagtaTTTTACATCTGTTAACCAACTGCCTCGCTTAAGTGGAAAGTGGGTGCCTGGGATACCCAGGGACTTCCACTGTGGTCAGCCAGCCCCTAGATAGAATACTGCCCCCGTGGCTGGCAAATCCccgcaacccagccatgagcccccattAGAGGCTCCCGTCACACTGATGAAACGGTGGAAGGAAGAAAAATAAGGGAGGGTGGGTGGGAAAGACGCTAAAAGAACCGCTCCACAGACCATTGCACAAACCCTTGACAAAGAACTCACAGATCCTAGCGGTGTACAAAGCTACAACGTACCATGTGAGCCTGCACTTATGGGATTGACTGCTGGATGCCCGCTAAGCTCGTAGACCGCATTACCGCTCCGCTTGTGGACAGCTTGACCGCTAAGCTTGTGAACCACTTAACCGCTAAGCTTACAAACCGCTTGACCACTAAGCTTGCAAACCGCTTGACTGCTAAGCTTGTGAACTGCTTGACCGCTAAGCTTATGAACCGCTTGACCGCTAAGCTCGTGGTGGTTAACTTGgttaaattacatttaaccAAATTTATGAACTTGTATATTCATTTCCAACTCATTGATTTAATGGCACCATGAGGTGACAAaaccagaaaacaaaaataccaCCTGCACGATTATGGTCACAATCTTGACATATGGCGTTGGGATCAGTTACTGTTGTTAAACTTCTATCCTCTGTATGAGAACTCCTATTGATGTCTGTCTATTCAgtgaagaagaaaataaaggcAAGATAAATCATAGCTTTGCAACTCTGCAATTCACAATTTGTATAGAGTTGCAAAGAATTGTTTGAATTGGTCAAGGCTTATCTTGGTACTTACCCATACTTGCCCTGGCTGAAATGTACGTCCTGTTGAATTCAAGCAGACATTAACATTTATTATTTTGGGATTCATATGTTTGTTTTGGTTATGCAAACTGCAGTACAAAGTCCACTCAAAAAACTACAGGTTAACAACGTCATGAAATAGACCTGGATCATGGAGGGCACCCAAACAAGAATAGGGTGGAATAGGTACTGAATATATTTTTAGGTAAAGataaggtacaccttatttaatgTCAAAAGTCCCTTTACCTCCTACAGGGTATTCTCCCAGCAAACTGACAGTgcactcattttacccccctcttcccactgctccgttttaagggtatctAAAGCTACCTGAAGCTACACAGAATGGAAAAAAGTCGATTAGCAAGGATGTAAGGTCACTAGGGATCGAACTTGGGGCCTTTCCCACAGAAGGCCGTGCACTGAAACCAACTGTGCAATTATTACTCCTCCTGTTAGGGCACAGTAGGAACCCTTAATGACAAAAGCAAAAACCAATAATACCACCTGAATGATCAAGGTCACAATATTGAGGTATATCTTGAGATATGGTGTTGTGATCAGACGCTGTTGTTAAACTGCCATCCTCTCTAAGAGACATTCCACTGTAGTATGACTATTAaatgagaagaagaaaataaaagcaaaatcaAATCACAATGTTATAAGCTAATCCTTTGAAATTGATAAGGTACCGTAAAAGTCCAGGTATAAGCTGGACCTGTAGAtaactacggtctgccaccccggtaagggtcagtttgttatcaacggtcgaagtGGTGGCCACTCTTGTGATAAAGAACCGCCTtcaaaagctgttttgttgcaatattcaccgcctGATGTTGCTTGCAGGAGTGCTATcacgttgatggtgggttgagatgaaagtttacccttgtcaattgattctgatgtggaattgtgaccgtgggaacattttatccacgaatatttgactcaaattcagccttgggattttattataaccgttgacaacccagaaattttaaaaatggctcaaattgcGTCGGATCTGAAAAATAAcaacacaggaaggaagctatccacaatggcaataaatTTAGGCTTTTGATTGAGgatttttatcgggattccaatacaaatccttatatttttgtcggccatgctcacactgagcttggaaCTTATATAGAGCATTTTTCATGCCGAAGGtgatcaaatgcgctttacaatttgataaaatgattaaaaaaaatgaaatttacaaGCAGTTAagattgaaaataaataaatgaataaataataataacaataattacaaAGTAAACAATATATATTTGACAAATTAAAATACATAagatttacaaattaaaagcttGTTTGAAAAGATATGTTTTGAGGTAGATATTCTACAGGGCAGATTGTTCCAGAGCTTCGGGGCTGCATAACAAAATGCTCTTCCTCCAACTGTTGAGAGGATCTTGTCACTAGGAATCTCAAGCTgactgtttttcgaggtgcctcaacagtgttaagaaaattttgtcctctttgttattaacaagtaatcgcaatgggtcctcgtaaaattaaggattaatatcacttgtgttttcagaagttgctgaaattgtcctcgtcgctgcgcgactcgggcaatttcagcaacttctgaaaacacgcgtgttttttatccttaattttactcggccccatgcgattacctatactaattccaaatcttttcaattcctttttggTCACTACAATTCGGtgaagtttaaatttaaattctcttaGCGCAGTTTCCTTAAATGTTCTATATGACATCTTTAAATATTCTCCCCATAAGGCACTATCAGTTGGAAGTATTTTATTCCAACGCTGTAAGCCAGCTGCAGTTGACTGATgtagtttaaaatttaaaagctgATAAAAATCTTGACATTTTAATTTCCCTAAATTTAACACAATGTTCTCATCTAGCATAAAAATAAGGCCCCTTGGACAAAACCCTCCACTGCCGTATTAGACATAAAGCTTGGTATTGCACTTAAAGCTTGGCAGTACTCAAGAAAATTTGATTTACAGTTATACTTGGAAAGAAATTCCTGAAAAGTAAGATATCGGTTTGATTCATGAAATAGATTTTGAActgaaacaacaccttcagAAAACCACTCcttaaaaaaaagctttaacCATTTATTACAATATCCTGGTTGTTAAACAAGAGATTTTCTttactataattataattataaagagaTTTAAgttcagagaagaaagaaagaaagagcgtCCCTATAAAATTTTGGTACTCCTGCTAAGTATTTTGTATGGTATTTGCACCTTAACAGAAAGTGAGATAATTAAAGTTTCCAGGTAATCTGCAAAGTCAGCAAAAAGGGTGCTTATGGTGGCAGGCAGGGTGCGAAGGCAAATAGGGTGGGCGGTAAAGGATAACAAGTCGAACTTTAAACATGCCAGATGAAACAACGAGTCCTAAATATTCAAATGAACGAAGTTCCTTTGCTGCAATGTTTTGAACATTCAAATTTCCTCTGAATAAAAGTGCAGTTCCTCCCCCGCGACGATTATTTCGCAAATGATCGATAAGCTTGAAACCAGTAGTTGTAATTTCTGCCCTGTGAGCAGCATCATTTTCGCTGAGCCATGTTTCTGTGAGAGGGAATAAATCTGCTTTGCAGCTGGTGATATAATCAACAAACTCGGCAGACTTGTTTTTAATTGATTGAACGTTCATAATACAAAGGTGAAGCGAAAGCTGGCTCAGAGTGTTTATCTCAGAACATGTTTAGGTTGCAGAGATATTGATGCAATTGGGAGGGTTGTGGCCAAGTTGACATTGATAATGAAGACGGATTATGTGGGCATATCTTCCATTGTTGATACACACTGGAGCAGTCATTGAACGCGAAGGGTTGACAATCCTGGGTGTTTCGGTCCGGTTCGACGTAGCATTAACAtactggtgacccagggatgTCAAGGATGGTCCTGGATTAGTTTCGATGTTTAATTCAGCATCAGTGTTTGAATAGCGAAATTTCGAGTGCAGGTACTTTTGCTTACATCGGTAAGGATTGTAAACCTTTGTAGAGTTGAAACCAAGATGGCAGACACTTCTGTTAACATTTGAAGTCATCGAACAGACCTTGACATATTGTGGTGTCATGCCGTATATTGCCGCATTTGTGTGTTGCTGACTTGCCACTTTGCAGTAGAGACAATCTGCTATGACCAGCAAATAATGTAAAAAAACAGAACCAACAGCAACTTAAACACGGAGCTCGAGTTTACAAGCCCATCCTTCATGATGCCATCTACCACACATCGGAATCCTCATTATTGCTATCTCCAAAGAGATTGTGATAGCTTTCCACGTCAATTTCTAATTGTTGCATCTCGAAACCCTCAGAATAGAGCAAGtgtacatcatcatcatcatcatcatcatcgatgCCAGCAAATTGGATCAGAAACAGAGTCGTCGTCATAATCCCACATTTGGTCATCTTCTCTGCCATTCAAGACATTCGTTAGGCAGCACTTGCAAAACGACTTCTTGATAAGGTCGTTTGGGATGTCCTCCCAGGCCTTGTGAATCCACCAGCAGATCTGATCCAATTTCACCTTGTGAATACGGCTGGTAGCAGTGAAGGTGTATTGGCCAGCCAGCATTCACTCCTGCCACTTCTTCCTCGTACGATCTTTAAAGGGCTTGTCGATTGCAACATCCAGGGACTGTAACATACTTGTCATCCCTCCAGGAATAACAATGGACTCTGTATTCAGCGACTTCAGCATGTTGAGGATCCGTGGTGACAAGCGTGCTTTAAAAGAATCCCACACTAACATAGACTTCTTTCTGGTCAGACCGCCAACCTTGCTCCAGATGGTCCTCCGCCAGTCCTGCACCAGTCCTTGGTCCATCCAACCCTTCTCCTGACACGTGACGAGAACCCCTTTCGGGAAGGTCATGTCCTTTGGAagtctacatctacatctacattcaTAACTTGCAAGATCCTGAATAAGGTCATTTTGGCAAGTGACATACAGATTCGTGAAATAGCCATCTGAGAGGATCAATTTTATCTGGGCCGCTTTTGTGGACAAGTTGTTAACTAAAGGTAAACTGGATTATCATAGGGATCTGCAGTAAAgcaatgcaaaagaaaaacgataaaaagaacagaaaactcATGTCCCATCGCGCAGAATTGTATGACACATCCGGGATATTCACGGGTGCAATCGCACTAAATATGAAAGGCCGAGACATGagataataaagaaaaatggcCGCAACAGGGAAAGGTCCCCCTGCGTTTTACTCTGTTACAGCTTAACTACATAAAATATGGAAAGGGTTGCATATggcttttaaagaagaaaattctcataataaaataacaatcattTTTGACTCGGTACCATCTCCTTAACCTGTATCAATTTTGTGTTCAACTTGGGTATGGGAAATAGCTGTATGATAACTTTGAGTCTGAATTTCTTCTAAATGAAGATGTCAACACGTTGGGTTGCATATGgatctgttttcttaaaaagtaTAAAGGGCTCATGCAACATATGAAGGGAATCCGATGTCTAGAAGTAGTATCAAATCCAGCATTTCTGAAACATACAGTTTCTCTCTTCGATTCCTTGCCGTTGTAAGGGCCTTTGGGAGTTGAATTGATTCATTTCGAACCTCGCGCGTGCATATTAATGACTCTAAGCTCCGCCTCCATGGATAATGGCAATGTTTCGCCTCATTTAAGCATGAAATCAGTAATAGCTGggaaaatggcggtcaatttaatAATGAAATTTATCGTCCGCTCACTTAGCGTATTAAAGACTGCGATAAACGAAGGCTAACATTTTACGGTCCAatgagttttgttttaaaagtattttattgaaaataataaGCGACGTCTATGCTTGCATAAATTTCGCAACTGTATCTTGTGCGTTGAGACCAGTTAACCTTGAAAATTTATTCTGCTCATCTTaacgtttgattgacagttgcGGACTTCGGCGAAGGGACTCTCGTATTCCTAAAGCTAAATCAGTTGACCAATCATCCCACCAGTGCTGAATGCGTGTTTCTTTATGAGAGACTTGTCACATATTTCGTAATGCAAGTAAATGTCACGGAAGACAATAGAATTCTGCGCGATGCGCCATATTGAAGAGCTGCTGaccattcagtaacaggaaatacGGGAGACACGGAATGATGGAATTGGAATAGTGTCTTTTGTTCGAAGACAACATAAGGTGGGTGCTTCGATCCGCCTCCGAGACAAGGAAGCATGACAGTGAACCTGTCCTTTTCGTGGCCCGTGGTTAAAATTGACACACTcttcacttccttttctgatacTGTGGAATTTGTCACGATATAAAAGGTAAGTGGTTTTTGGTCTGCATTTCCAATGTTAAGCTCAAAgtcatgtttttttcctttgcacaATGACAAAGTGCTGGAACTTAACAAGTTTCTCTTCGTAATCCTGGGGGAGCTTTTGGGCAATTGTAGTTTTTCGTCATTTGGAAAAACCATTGAGTTCCATAACACCATAGCACCAGTGTTTAGATGACTCTTCGGCAATGCCCAACTTCTGCGTGACTGACTTTGCTTTGAAGCAGATGAAATTTGTTGAAAGACCGATACCACCCTGTTGTTTCTCGGTTATCCACGCTGCAAGTTCTTTTTCGATGTCGGGAAAGGCTGCAGGACGAAAACGTAGCGTTCGCTTGTTTCGTGTAGTTTTTGATAGTAGTTCACATTGTGCTTTCCATCCGCGCACGCAACTTTCATCTACTGTAAATCGTTTACCGGCAGCACGGATTCCATGGATCACAGCATATGCAACTACACGCAATTTTAAAAGCAGCAATGTATGAAGCCCTGGAAGAACCCCTTCCTGATATGATTGACAATTGTCTAATGCTTAACTTTGTTGGCAAGCACTACTTTTATAAACTCAGTCAGATTAAACATGACAATCGCTGATTGGTCAAAATAAGACAGTAGCAACTGGATAGCATCTGTAATGATCTGTGTTTCCTTGATCCTGATTTTCATAATATTGCGAGGTTAAAGAACAGACAACCAAAAAAGACAAACCACAACAATATGTGATACATAAGCTTCTAGATAAACCAACGATCTCCAAAAACGCAAATTAGGAATTCTCAAGACTCAATTTTTATGTGAGAAAATGTAAGATGACACGATCGTTAGATTATTGACAAACAGGTAACTTAGCAACGACTGGAGATGCACTTCATTGTGATTAGATAGATATGATCTTAGAAAGCTCTATGCATGGTTCATAGTTCATTGTAGTTCTGTTTAAACATGGAGGAGTTTACTCTCGATTCTGCTGTCCGGGAATACCAGTCGTCTATAAGTATGTTTGGAAACCTGCAGCAGGAGAGAAACTTCATGTAGAACAAGAGTTTAATAATCCAATGGGCAAATTTGCCGTGAAGGTGATAAAAAACCATTTGCCTCGCGAGTACTCTCAAATATCTTGGTATTTCTCTCACGTGGCGGAAAGATATGCGTTGAGGTGACTTGCCGCAGGAGTCATAACAAACAGCTTtgtggaggaatggagattccctgTAGGTTGGTGTTCAGTTGTTCCAGTAACgtgaaaattaatcgcttggaGAACAAGAATCGCAAATAAACGCTTCAAGAT
The Montipora capricornis isolate CH-2021 chromosome 10, ASM3666992v2, whole genome shotgun sequence genome window above contains:
- the LOC138019382 gene encoding protein NLRC5-like isoform X1, with product MYNRRALLCEIFVHRRGLRIHGVAVRKMNKKGSNRVKKRRLKVEFGWKHYIGDKFVQIKKGRGGGNRKFDMERIATYQDCLSKAKEHFFADSSSQYGTLLEMETPYLANNKLDKISEEGFTVERYKKRTRMNLPRLYLVTKPKTQADSNRDPVSSHLDSTLQPFSDQNPLMNNVDGQMPMEIEPESTVQQGQIGSYHNGTQSLTGDGSLTAAAYHSTISQNIPQDGDLEHSGCTVQPGQIWTDSNRNSHTEDASLTAATDPNTISQDCDLNHSDRDPDSSDLDSTLQPFRDEIRSLMNNVYGQSPMETQPESTVQQGQVRSYYSGMSLREDGSLTTASDHNTISQDIPQYCDLDHSGRTFQPGQVWTDINRSSHTEDRSLTTVTDPNAICQDCDHNRAETELDLSGNNMGTSGAAATLAKQIGRNQTLTNLNLFGNNLGDLGAVALAKAMKTNSTLTELNLYGNNIGKSGAAALANAMEINSTLIRLNLYGNNIGDSGAAALAKAVERNSKLTELDLYGNNIGESGAAALANAMERNWRLTLLDLNGNSIGESGAAALANAMERNSTLIWLDLNANDIGESGAAALANTMERNSTLIRLDLNGNGIGDSGAAALANAIERNSTLIWLDLNGNCIGESGAAALANAIERNSTLVRLDLYGNNIGESGAAALANAIERNSTLIRLDLNGNGIGESGAAALANAIERNSTLIRLDLNGNGIGESGAAALANAIERNSTLIRLHLNGNGIGESGAAALANAMERNSTLIRLDLNGNGIGESGAAALANAMKRNSTLIWLDLNGNCIGESGAAALANAIERNSTLVRLDLSLNDIGESGAAALANAIERNSTLVRLDLSWNDIGESGAAALANAMERNSTLIRLDSNGNDIGESGAAALANAIERNSTLIRLHLNGNGIGESGAAALANAMERNSTLIRLDLNGNGIGESGAAALANAMKRNSTLIWLDLNGNCIGESGAAALANAIERNSTLVRLDLSLNDIGESGAAALANAIERNSTLVRLDLSWNDIGESGAAALANAIERNSTLILLDLNDNGIGESGAAALANAMERNSTLILLDLNGNCIGESGAAALANAIERNSTLVRLDLSLNDIGESGAAALANAIERNSTLVRLDLSWNDIGESGAAALANAMERNSTLIRLDLNGNGIGESGAAALANAIERNSTLIQLDLSLNDIGESGAAALANAIERNSTLVRLDLSWNDIGESGAAALANAIERNSTLILLDLNGNGIGESGAAALANAIERNSTLVRLDLNGNGIGESGAAALANAMERNSTLKSLNLCGNNIRFSGVAALANALKRNSTLTDLNLYGNNIGDSGVAALAEAM
- the LOC138019382 gene encoding protein NLRC5-like isoform X2, giving the protein MNKKGSNRVKKRRLKVEFGWKHYIGDKFVQIKKGRGGGNRKFDMERIATYQDCLSKAKEHFFADSSSQYGTLLEMETPYLANNKLDKISEEGFTVERYKKRTRMNLPRLYLVTKPKTQADSNRDPVSSHLDSTLQPFSDQNPLMNNVDGQMPMEIEPESTVQQGQIGSYHNGTQSLTGDGSLTAAAYHSTISQNIPQDGDLEHSGCTVQPGQIWTDSNRNSHTEDASLTAATDPNTISQDCDLNHSDRDPDSSDLDSTLQPFRDEIRSLMNNVYGQSPMETQPESTVQQGQVRSYYSGMSLREDGSLTTASDHNTISQDIPQYCDLDHSGRTFQPGQVWTDINRSSHTEDRSLTTVTDPNAICQDCDHNRAETELDLSGNNMGTSGAAATLAKQIGRNQTLTNLNLFGNNLGDLGAVALAKAMKTNSTLTELNLYGNNIGKSGAAALANAMEINSTLIRLNLYGNNIGDSGAAALAKAVERNSKLTELDLYGNNIGESGAAALANAMERNWRLTLLDLNGNSIGESGAAALANAMERNSTLIWLDLNANDIGESGAAALANTMERNSTLIRLDLNGNGIGDSGAAALANAIERNSTLIWLDLNGNCIGESGAAALANAIERNSTLVRLDLYGNNIGESGAAALANAIERNSTLIRLDLNGNGIGESGAAALANAIERNSTLIRLDLNGNGIGESGAAALANAIERNSTLIRLHLNGNGIGESGAAALANAMERNSTLIRLDLNGNGIGESGAAALANAMKRNSTLIWLDLNGNCIGESGAAALANAIERNSTLVRLDLSLNDIGESGAAALANAIERNSTLVRLDLSWNDIGESGAAALANAMERNSTLIRLDSNGNDIGESGAAALANAIERNSTLIRLHLNGNGIGESGAAALANAMERNSTLIRLDLNGNGIGESGAAALANAMKRNSTLIWLDLNGNCIGESGAAALANAIERNSTLVRLDLSLNDIGESGAAALANAIERNSTLVRLDLSWNDIGESGAAALANAIERNSTLILLDLNDNGIGESGAAALANAMERNSTLILLDLNGNCIGESGAAALANAIERNSTLVRLDLSLNDIGESGAAALANAIERNSTLVRLDLSWNDIGESGAAALANAMERNSTLIRLDLNGNGIGESGAAALANAIERNSTLIQLDLSLNDIGESGAAALANAIERNSTLVRLDLSWNDIGESGAAALANAIERNSTLILLDLNGNGIGESGAAALANAIERNSTLVRLDLNGNGIGESGAAALANAMERNSTLKSLNLCGNNIRFSGVAALANALKRNSTLTDLNLYGNNIGDSGVAALAEAM